GGAGGAACCTGGAAGGAGGGTGAAGGAACAGGTGTGGTTGGAATTTGGTTGTTgttcttgtttgtttgtttgagaGGAAGAAACGGGATGTTAAAGTCTGAAGCAAGATAAAGGGATTGTGAATGTGTAATAGCAATTTTAAtcttcttccttccttcctaagaacaaaaaaaatccttccaaGAAAAAGAACTGGTATCTCTTCCTCTTCTCATCTCGTCCCTTTCTCTTCCCTCTTTTGAGTCTGTATCTTCCTAGTTCCTATTGACATGCTTGGCCATTAAGACCAATGATTATCAACATTTGGTTGGTTTGATAATTGGTACTCTTGACATATGAAGGGATGGATGTTGGGGATCTAAAATCATGTTGGATTTGCATTAAGGTTGTCACGGGCAATTAAGCCTGTTGAATGTGTTGACATAGAAATCTGCAAGCATTTTGATTATGGTTTTATACATTAGATAATAGATGTAAAATTCATCACCGTCCTATATTTAAATTCAGTGGTCTTCTGCATCTGTTTCTTTCATTACAAAGCAGCCTTTTGCTTTAGCTGGTGGACATCACGTCTATTCCTGCGTAGGCCTTTTGCTGAGTTGATGATGTCTTACTGTCTTGCATTACTTCTGCAGTGGAATGCTTAGTATCAGTGAAATTTTGGAGGATGCAGTTGCTGTATGCTGGAGGCTGTCCCTTTCTGTTAGACAGATGATCAGGTGTGAAGTATCAGCAGTGGAGAaggtttttcttttggaaacctagaagaaaattcaaagtgGACATCAATGATGCAGGTATTGATGTAATTAATACTTGGGTTGATGAAATCCCGATCTCAGGTCAAAGACGGCTCGGAATgggagaaaaggagagaaagataTCATTGTTACTATCGTACATAAGACCACAGTTTTTGCCAGGGTGCCCCCTTACTGGGTTCTACTCAACAAAGCAGCCATTTGTGTCCTCATTCTTGCCATTGATTGGATATCGGGATATTCTCTACTTCTATAGGTGGATCCCTAAGTTAAACTGTATATATATCCACTGCAAATAGTTGCAACCAGGATTCCTTTAGTTGTTATATGTCTCATTAAGCAGTCTGCTATACGCTTTTCGTGAGCATTTGTGTATCGCCCCTGTTATTTTGTAGGGCTTCCTATACTCCGGATCTTGTAGAAGAGAAGCAAATGTGGGTCTTTTGCAAAAAGCTTGGTATGTTGTGAATGGATTTGACCGATCGGTTAAAAGCGTGGATGAATATTGTAACTGGTAGGAACTCATTGGTGTATGTTATGGCTGTGTTGATGACGGTGTTATTCGGCCGAAATAGAAGATTGCCTTCTTACAACATGATGGCTTATGATGGTTTTCTCATACCCGTAGTGAATATGCTGTATGCCTTCATGTTTGTTTAAGTTTCAACAGGTCACTGCTCATTGCCTGATCAACAAGAGGTCCTGTGTGGCGATCGCACACCGGGGGGGGATATGAGGCGGTAAATGGAGGCACAGTGCACTGGgattttgatctgaaacttCTTGTAAATCTCCTGTTCATGTGCTCTTTCATTATCTGATCACAATGTCTGCATTTTTTCAGAGTTTCTCAAGCAATGGATTACTGTATTTGAAGATGCCTCTTCATGTCTTCGGTTCTCTCTTCAGGGCTGAGAGTAAAACCGAAATGGAGAGCTTTTTTTCAAGTTCACTTTTCAAATCTTACTCTTCGGTCCTAACATGTTTGAAACTTCATGGAAAACAattcttgttttgaaaaaaaaaacctaaatcacTAACCTAACCTGGAGGAtgtttaacatgtttttatttttatggaaattggattaattctattattatttcaaagagataaatatgtgttttcttaatttaatgatctttatttttcatccagcacaaaagaatatttttgaaCTAGTTTGTATTGTATTAGTCcctaaaaaagaaatcatgccTTTTTAACTAGTAAAGTTATCGAGGGCGGGTCAAGTCAAAATTGTATTtcaaatattgttgttttttttttaattaattaatttaggtttttggattattttagtatgtgaggataaaaataatttaaaaaaataaaaaaaaatattaatttaatattttttatataaaaactttttaaaatataattattattatatttgaaaaaattatcgaccattatattttatattttgtagacattaaaatttatcaaattatactGCCTTTACTTCTATTATTTAATTCACttctattttaaaactttagcATGGATTAAGGGTTGTTTAAGAGtacaataaaagatattttttgaagtgttttttttaaaatatattaaaataatatatatttttaactttttaagattttttttgacatcatgagaaataattaaaatttaaaaaagatggtTGGACTACGGTCTAAATTAAATCAACAACTCACCACGGGCAGAAGAAGAGAGCGGGCGTCCAGTTGAGAAAGCAATCCTTTAATTTGCGCACCACCAGATATTGAGAGATGGGAACAGGTTAGTGACGTGGATAGtctcaaattcaagaaaagagAGCCTTAGAAAAGGATTGATGGATTTTCCTCTGTATGGCCAGAGACAGACAGGGAGAGAGGTTCTTTAGTTTAAGGACAATGGCTTATTATTGATCAGTCCAATTCTATCCTTAGAGAGCTCCCGAAATGACATTCTCTGTCTTCCCCAACCGATCCCACTTTCTCTCCTTCAACTCTGAATCCCCTCCTACTCTCAAGAAACCTGTTTTCGCGCGAACAAGCTCCAACGCTCAAAGCCCCTCTTCCGCCGGCTCTGTCCTTGTTAATGATTACAAACCCTTCccaggtctctctctctctctctctctcacgctCACAGTACAGCTCTATTTCTTCTTGGCACTTGCTTTTGTGGTTTCTTCCGTTTTTTGGTAGCTGTGTTTCTTGTGACTTACGCTATGACGCCTACTCAAGGATTAACAGACTCTGACTTTATCATTTAGAATTCAGCAAACAATTTAATATCCAACCCACTACTTTGTGCTGCCAGTATGCACTATGATCATCTGGTTGATAGCTTTATAGCTTGAAATGATTCATCAATGGCTGTCTTTTGGGTTTCCGAACCTAGGAGGTAGGGGATTtgaaatagaagaaaaggagTGAAAAAGCATATTATACATGAAAGCTTTTCTCTATGCATCGTCATTTTCATTCATCTCTACCATGTTCTTGGACAAAGAGACTCATTTGCGCTCATTCGCTGCCTTGACTCAGGTTCTTGTGGTCCCTTCCTCTTGTTCTTTTGAAGTGGTTGGTTTCAGATTACATGTAATTATCACATTCTTTGTTTGCATATATATACTCACGGGAAAGAATCTCATTGATCCTTTTAGCATAATTAGACTACATTTGAAGTTATAACACATTGCACGAACTTTTGTTCGTTTTACCTTTTCTGGATGCTTGAACTTCTGCTACAATTGCAAAATGCTGTGCAGGGAAGCCAGAGGCCGATGTTGTTGTTATTGGGAGTGGTATTGGTGGGCTTTGTTGTGCAGGACTTCTAGCTAGATACCAGCAGGATGTTCTTGTATTGGAAAGTCATGATCGCCCTGGGGGTGCCGCTCATTCTTTTGAGATAAAAGGCTATAAGTTTGATTCTGGTCCATCattgttttctggttttcaaTCAAGAGGTCCTCAGGCAAATCCCCTTGCACAGGTGTTTCTTCTTTccgtttttctttgttgttatttacgTTTTCCTGTTGCTAGTAAATTGATCATGCTGCTGCTTCATGATAAATACTGTTGCCGGATTCCAAGCACTATGTTCACATAAAATCATAGAGTTGACAAGGAGAAATATGCATGAACTTTGAGTCATATTAATTACTAGATATGATCTGATTTTATCAAATGATTCAGTCACTTTTTTTTGAAGTAGTTAATGATTTATTATAATCCTGACTTCAGTGTTGGAATTTTCCTCTAGGCAAGAATTGATTACTGCTTGCTCTAGCTTGTAGAGTCCATGCAAATTGTTTGTTTACTGGTTCTATTATTTAATTCTTTGCTGACTTCAGGTATCAAGCCACTTTCTCTGATGTTCTTACTGATAAAGATCGTTTTTCTTGAATGGTGCTACCTTTTATCTTCTTGAAAAACAATAGtaatcatctttgtttaatGCATATCTTTATATGGTTTTCAGGTTTTGGATGCTCTGGGTGAATCAATTCCATGTGTGAATTATGACTCTTGGATGGTTTACGTACCTGAAGGTGAATTCCTATCACGCATCGGCCCCACAGAATTTTACAAGGTAGGTTTTGATCATTACCATGTTAAGATTGCAGTCCCATTTCAGGTATCTCATGTGTCCTGTTTCTTTATGAGTTGCATCTTTGATCTGTTTTGTGCATGCTACTAGTGCAACTTGTTTAAAATATGCACACTGTCGATTCAATATAAGAACAGGAGAGAGGTGGGGGAATATAAATTATGCGAAACAACCAATCCATCCAGAAACAAATGGAACCTGACATTACTCAGCGGCATCTTTAATCAATTACGGATGATAGCTACTGAAATTTGGCTGTAGTTTCGGTGCGTTTGACATTGTATCAGATCAGGATGACATGGGTATTGATTACATTTGCGTGGAACTTTGATTCTGCGTATTTGGTTGACTGAACTCAATCaccattcttttctttatgttgCATTGAAGGCCTTAATGATTGCACATTGACGGCCATTGTTTCTGACATGGTATTGTCCAACATgacatcaaaataaatgaataaacgAGAGAAAAACCTCAGCAAACATGTAGATATTGGTGTCAGAACAAGGATGGTGAGAGTTGGTTTTTCGTTATGCTATAAGTTGAAGATTTGACCATGCAATAAATGGCCATGACAAAGGATGTTAGTTATATGTAAATGTTATGGATGATCCCACCTTTTTTATGTTCTTCGAATGATCTTTCCTAGTAAGTCATATACCATAAAGCATTCCCCTTGGGTAGCTGTTTTTGGTTACTGAATCTGCCTTGTATCATTCCAACTGACCTTTTTAAGTGTTTAAAGAAACTAAATTAAGTAGGGATGTACAGTTGCGGTCGAAGTTTTTCTTCAAGAAatagacaaaaacaaattacataaaTCCCGATTGATGCTTTGATGCCATAGCTGAAATGTGAAGAAACTATTCCTGGCTTGCCGTATACACTCGTCAAATGATTGAATTATTGCGTTCATGAAACCAATTTTTGTGAAGAtggacataaaaatataaataacagcAATTAATCTGACTAGCAACTCATCATCCATGTACATTTGCATTCTGATTGGCACTCCTCAAGTTCTGTGCTCTTCTCACATCTCATATTTCTATGATGATTTCACTTTGGGTAAGTACCAAGTACTCTCTATTCATTCAAACAAGTTTTTGCTCAATGGGACTCTTTTACCTTTTCCTCCAGGACCTTGAGAAGTATGCAGGTCCCAATGCCGTGCAAGAGTGGAAAAAGCTTCTTGTGAGTTTTGCCAGTTTTCCTCCCCTTAATGAATACATGTTCCATTACTAAGATTTATGTTGCTAAGATTTCATACTATATAGTATGTGCGTATACCAGTATTTTTTGCTCTCAAGAATTAACCATCAAGCTGAATGCATTCTTTGACGATATCAGTCATTCATGGCTCTTAACTTATCTTGAAAATGTAATGTAAAAGAtcagaaaggaagaaagaaatacaTTTGTAACACTATTTTCCCGAAGTTTCCAAACttcaaaaccattttttatgCCATTGTGTAGTTTGGGACCTGTGACTCTTGGGAGCATGTTTCTTCCTTCAGAGCAGCTACTTCATGCATTGCTCaaagtagggttttttttttttttttatgtagtttttcTCCAAGGATTTTGCGCTCTGGAACCATATATCTAGTACATGATATTTTTGTCTGATCACTGCATGAAACCAATTATTAttactgcatttttttttgaaaccaaTTATTCAGAGATGATCATTATCTAGCCATCTAGCCATCTGTTGTTGATCATTATCTTTAAATGCTAAATGCAATTCTATCGCAGGATGCAATACTTCCACTTTCTTCTGCTGCAATGGCTCTTCCTCCTTTATCTATTCGAGGTGATTTTGGTGTTCTTTCCACTGCTGCAGCTAGATATGCACCCTCTCTATTGAAATCCTTTCTACAGATGGGACCTCAGGGAGCTTTAGGTGCTACAAAGCTTCTTAGGCCTTTCTCAGAAATCATTGACTCATTGGAGCTGAAAGACCCTTTTATACGAAACTGGGTGGACCTTCTGGCATTCCTTCTTGCAGGGGTGAAATCTAATGGTATACTCTCAGCAGAGATGGTAactatttcataatttaatttctgaTATTTTCCACAGAAATTTTTTTAGACTTCTTCTAGATGGGATGCAGAAAAAACCATGGAATACTCTCAGCAGAGATGGTAACTAATCATTTACTTCATGATTTCCTGTGGGAGATTGTACCATTCATTTGAATATGTACATGTCACCAATAGCTCTAACTTGAAGCAAAAATGCTAGTGGCGTCGAGCATGTGCCCTACCTTCACAGAGAATATCTTTCCTCTGCAAAAGACTGTTTTCCCATTGATTTTCAATTCAGTGTGGTAGAACAGTTATTCGGGGAGCAATTGCGCACGCTTGGGTGACATGATACAAATTCTTGTGTCGCAACTGCACATACGAAGTTATATGATCTTGATGTGTGATTTTCTGGATGAATTCAGCAAATATGCAGGATATCTTTTAAGAGTCTAGGACCATTAACAGCTCAACTGTTTATTTGGAAATTAAAAATTGGTCATCTccctcatttctttttattaaatcttaacAAATTCATAATAGATTTgctctttttataattaataacatgttcattttccttttccaatTTTTCAAGGCTTGAGTCTGTAGAAAAAAGTTTTGATATACTCATTCTTTTCCAATCTGATATGACGATAACTTGCCTTTCTTTCCCTCTTTGTTTCAGATTTACATGTTTGCAGAATGGTATAAGCCAGGTTGCAGTCTTGAGTACCCTCTTCATGGAACTGGGGCCTTAGTTGATGCCCTTGTCAGAGGACTGCAAAAGTTTGGTGGACGGCTTTCTCTAAGAAGTCATGTAGAAGAGATTGTTGTCGAAAACAATAGAGCCACTGGAGTCAAGCTAAGAAGCGGTCAAGTGAGTAGATTGAACTCTTACGTGAATTGGTTGCTAAACAAGAACCTATCATATCAACACCTCTATACTTGTATGCTGCAGTTTATACGTGCTAAAAAGGCTGTAATCAGCAATGCATCCATGTGGGACACTTCAAATCTGTTGCCCAAGGAAGTTCTTCCAAAGTCATATCTGGACAGGATCAACACAACACCTCAGTGTGAATCATTCATGCATCTCCATTTGGGTTTTGATGCAGAGGTGaggatataaattttttatttttcaaactctatttttattcatatttccATTCTTTTCTAGTTACAGCTTTAGCTGCAATACTTGTATCTTCATCTTTCATCTTGCATTTTCAAATTGCTTTACTGATCAGTGTATACAAAAAGACTTGGGGATTCATCACATCGTTGTTAATGATTGGAGTGGAGGAGTCGATGCAGATCAAAATGTTGTCTTGATATCTGTTCCTAGTGTGCTTAGTCCAGATTTAGCACCCCCTGGAAAACATCTATTACATGCTTACACACCAGGAACCGAGCCATTTGAACTGTGGGAAGGACTCGATCGTAGAAGTGCCGAGTACAAACAACTCAAAGCTGAGCGGTCAGAGGTATGCATGCAGTAACTGACTTATCCCATCATTGACTGCTTATGCTGCCTTTTCATGATGATCTCATAATATGCTCGTTGAGGGTGAACAGCACTTGGAGCCATTAATTTAGTTGGAGCCATTAATTTAGTTGATTAATAGTAACATGTTTTCACTTTATCATGTTTGGTTTCACTGATTGATTCATCACTAGActtcttcaaaaacaaaact
This region of Populus alba chromosome 3, ASM523922v2, whole genome shotgun sequence genomic DNA includes:
- the LOC118035424 gene encoding prolycopene isomerase, chloroplastic, which gives rise to MTFSVFPNRSHFLSFNSESPPTLKKPVFARTSSNAQSPSSAGSVLVNDYKPFPGKPEADVVVIGSGIGGLCCAGLLARYQQDVLVLESHDRPGGAAHSFEIKGYKFDSGPSLFSGFQSRGPQANPLAQVLDALGESIPCVNYDSWMVYVPEGEFLSRIGPTEFYKDLEKYAGPNAVQEWKKLLDAILPLSSAAMALPPLSIRGDFGVLSTAAARYAPSLLKSFLQMGPQGALGATKLLRPFSEIIDSLELKDPFIRNWVDLLAFLLAGVKSNGILSAEMIYMFAEWYKPGCSLEYPLHGTGALVDALVRGLQKFGGRLSLRSHVEEIVVENNRATGVKLRSGQFIRAKKAVISNASMWDTSNLLPKEVLPKSYLDRINTTPQCESFMHLHLGFDAECIQKDLGIHHIVVNDWSGGVDADQNVVLISVPSVLSPDLAPPGKHLLHAYTPGTEPFELWEGLDRRSAEYKQLKAERSEVMWRAVERALGPGFSREKCEVKLVGTPLTHKRFLRRNRGTYGPAIEAGKNTFPGHSTPISQLYCCGDSTFPGIGVPAVAASGAIVANSLVSVSQHSQLLDAIGI